A window from Halarchaeum grantii encodes these proteins:
- a CDS encoding alpha/beta hydrolase, with translation MSERFLPTTPEDPHRDQPLVTSGAPLPAAEVGVILLHGRGESATSITRIAEEFYRHGVAFLAPQAAKYTWYPHAYEAPVDANEPWLTSGVDAVARAVDTAGDAGLSPETLVVFGFSQGACLAAEFLRRRPRRYGGAFVLAGALPGGDACEVAGSLDGTPVFCGVGENDPEVSVDAVERTGDALAELGADVTLETYPDAPHRITDGEMAAVEARLDDLLEK, from the coding sequence GTGAGCGAGCGCTTCCTCCCGACGACGCCCGAGGACCCCCACCGCGACCAGCCGCTCGTCACCAGCGGCGCGCCGCTCCCCGCCGCCGAGGTCGGCGTCATCCTCCTGCACGGCCGCGGCGAGTCCGCGACGAGCATCACGCGCATCGCCGAGGAGTTCTACCGCCACGGCGTCGCCTTCCTCGCGCCCCAAGCCGCGAAGTACACGTGGTATCCGCACGCCTATGAGGCGCCCGTCGATGCGAACGAGCCGTGGCTCACCTCCGGCGTGGACGCCGTCGCGCGCGCCGTCGACACCGCCGGCGACGCCGGCCTCTCCCCCGAGACCCTCGTCGTCTTCGGCTTCAGTCAGGGCGCCTGTCTCGCCGCCGAGTTCCTCCGCCGACGGCCGCGACGCTACGGCGGCGCGTTCGTCCTCGCGGGCGCACTCCCCGGGGGCGACGCGTGCGAGGTGGCGGGGTCGCTCGACGGGACGCCGGTCTTCTGCGGCGTCGGCGAGAACGACCCCGAAGTCAGCGTCGACGCCGTCGAACGCACCGGCGACGCCCTCGCGGAACTGGGTGCGGACGTCACGCTCGAGACGTACCCCGACGCCCCACACCGCATCACCGACGGCGAGATGGCCGCCGTCGAGGCGCGACTCGACGACCTGCTCGAAAAGTAG
- a CDS encoding RNA-protein complex protein Nop10 has protein sequence MHSDIRICREHDDPVYTLSATCPECGEQTENSAPAPFDPDDPYGEYRRKLKRRVRD, from the coding sequence GTGCACTCGGACATCCGGATCTGCCGCGAGCACGACGACCCGGTTTACACGCTTTCTGCGACCTGTCCGGAGTGTGGCGAGCAGACGGAGAACTCCGCGCCCGCGCCGTTCGACCCCGACGACCCGTACGGTGAGTACCGACGCAAACTTAAGCGCCGCGTCCGCGACTAG
- a CDS encoding VOC family protein, translating into MLSDTPGIHHVTGLAGDAQANLDFYTEVLGLRLVRRTVNLEDVLQYHLLFGNADGSPGTVYTSFPAREAEDGRVGPPQPASMAFAVPEDSLGYWRERLADCGVASEEETRFGPDARYADDASPAPRAETALRFSDPDGTRIELVEADQPVEPWTSRVPEAHAIRGFFGVAVLSVEPYATASVLDTLGFDLVAQDGDRIRYRAPGDVGATIDVLDRDVPFGREGAGVLHHVAVRVADEAELHEWRDLFAERDLRVSRVKDRHVFHSLYVREPGGILFELATDGPGVTVDQPRERLGEELVLPGRYEEDRDLVESQLPALDYTP; encoded by the coding sequence ATCCACCACGTCACCGGACTCGCCGGCGACGCACAGGCGAACCTCGACTTCTACACCGAGGTGTTGGGCCTCCGGCTCGTCCGGCGCACCGTCAACCTCGAGGACGTCCTCCAGTACCACCTCCTCTTCGGGAACGCCGACGGGTCGCCCGGTACCGTCTACACGAGTTTTCCCGCTCGCGAGGCCGAGGACGGACGCGTCGGCCCGCCACAGCCCGCGAGCATGGCGTTCGCCGTCCCCGAGGACTCCCTCGGCTACTGGCGCGAGCGCCTCGCCGACTGCGGCGTCGCGTCCGAGGAAGAGACGCGCTTCGGGCCGGACGCCCGGTACGCTGACGACGCGAGTCCCGCGCCGCGCGCGGAAACGGCGCTCCGGTTCAGCGACCCCGACGGCACCCGCATCGAACTCGTCGAGGCCGACCAGCCGGTCGAGCCGTGGACGAGTCGCGTCCCCGAGGCGCACGCAATCAGGGGCTTCTTCGGCGTCGCCGTCCTCTCCGTCGAGCCCTACGCGACCGCGAGCGTCCTCGATACCCTCGGGTTCGACCTCGTCGCACAGGACGGCGACCGGATACGCTATCGCGCCCCCGGGGACGTCGGCGCCACGATCGACGTCCTCGACCGCGACGTCCCGTTCGGCCGCGAGGGCGCGGGCGTCCTCCACCACGTCGCCGTCCGCGTCGCCGACGAGGCCGAGCTCCACGAGTGGCGCGACCTCTTCGCCGAGCGCGACCTCCGCGTCTCGCGCGTCAAGGACCGCCACGTCTTCCACTCGCTCTACGTCCGCGAACCCGGCGGCATCCTCTTCGAACTCGCCACGGACGGCCCCGGCGTCACCGTCGACCAGCCCCGCGAACGGCTCGGCGAGGAGCTCGTCCTCCCCGGCCGCTACGAGGAGGACCGCGACCTCGTCGAATCGCAACTCCCCGCACTCGACTACACGCCGTGA
- a CDS encoding translation initiation factor IF-2 subunit alpha, which yields MKYEGWPEPGELVVGKVDEIEDFGVFVDLEEYRDKRGLVHISEVASGWIKNVRDHVREGQTVVAKVLDIDRSSQQIDLSIKDVNDHQRSEAIQDWKNEQKADKWMELAFGEEVSDEQFRDVADELVAEFGSLYDGFEQAAIHGAEALEGLDLEEDEVDAVVSTARENVSVPYVTVTGYVHLESPAPDGVDDIKESLKAAENEDVVPEEADLEVTYVGAPEYRIRVEAPTYKTAEDELEAAAARAADDIESRGGAGEFHRERQLEEEA from the coding sequence ATGAAGTACGAGGGCTGGCCCGAGCCGGGCGAACTCGTCGTCGGGAAAGTCGACGAGATCGAGGACTTCGGCGTCTTCGTCGACCTCGAGGAGTACCGCGATAAGCGCGGGCTGGTCCACATCAGCGAGGTCGCGAGCGGCTGGATCAAGAACGTCCGCGACCACGTCCGCGAGGGGCAGACCGTCGTGGCGAAGGTCCTCGACATCGACCGCTCCTCCCAGCAGATCGACCTCTCGATCAAGGACGTCAACGACCACCAGCGCTCGGAGGCCATCCAGGACTGGAAGAACGAGCAGAAGGCGGACAAGTGGATGGAACTCGCCTTCGGCGAGGAGGTCTCCGACGAGCAGTTCCGCGACGTCGCGGACGAGCTCGTCGCCGAGTTCGGCTCGCTCTACGACGGCTTCGAGCAGGCCGCCATCCACGGCGCCGAGGCCCTTGAGGGGCTCGACCTCGAGGAGGACGAGGTCGACGCCGTCGTCTCGACGGCCCGCGAGAACGTCTCCGTCCCCTACGTCACGGTGACGGGCTACGTCCACCTCGAGTCGCCGGCGCCCGACGGCGTCGACGACATCAAGGAGTCGCTGAAGGCGGCGGAGAACGAGGACGTGGTCCCCGAGGAAGCCGACCTCGAAGTGACGTACGTCGGCGCGCCCGAGTACCGCATCCGCGTCGAGGCGCCGACCTACAAGACCGCCGAGGACGAACTCGAGGCTGCGGCCGCGCGCGCGGCAGACGACATCGAGTCGCGCGGTGGCGCGGGCGAGTTCCACCGCGAGCGACAACTCGAAGAAGAAGCGTAG
- a CDS encoding proteasome assembly chaperone family protein yields the protein MDEVDIEVVADVELDDPVLVEGLPGVGHVGKLVAEHLVEESESTLVRRVHSELFPPQVTVSEESIASLADAEFHAIESDERDLLVLTGDHQATDNRGHYRLTDAFLDVADEFGVTDVYALGGVPTGELVEDHAVVGAVGDEAQKDALEDAGVEFRAEEPSGGIVGTSGLLVGLGAERGFEAACLMGETSGYLVDPKSARAVLEVLENLLGLTVDFEALDERADEMEDVVEQMQQMEQGPSAGADEDLRYIG from the coding sequence ATGGACGAAGTCGACATCGAGGTCGTCGCGGACGTAGAGTTGGACGACCCGGTTCTCGTCGAGGGGCTTCCCGGTGTGGGACACGTCGGGAAACTCGTCGCCGAGCATCTCGTCGAGGAGTCGGAGTCGACGCTCGTACGCCGCGTGCACTCCGAGCTGTTCCCGCCGCAGGTGACGGTGAGCGAGGAGAGCATCGCCTCGCTCGCGGACGCCGAGTTCCACGCGATCGAGTCCGATGAGCGCGACCTCCTCGTGCTGACGGGCGATCATCAGGCGACGGACAACCGGGGCCACTACCGGCTGACGGACGCGTTCCTCGACGTCGCCGACGAGTTCGGCGTCACCGACGTGTACGCGCTCGGCGGCGTCCCGACGGGTGAACTCGTCGAGGACCACGCGGTCGTCGGCGCGGTCGGCGACGAGGCACAGAAGGACGCCCTCGAGGACGCCGGCGTGGAGTTCCGCGCGGAGGAGCCCTCCGGCGGCATCGTCGGGACGTCCGGCCTCCTCGTGGGGCTCGGCGCGGAGCGCGGCTTCGAGGCCGCCTGCCTGATGGGCGAGACGTCCGGCTACCTCGTCGACCCGAAGAGCGCGCGCGCCGTCCTCGAGGTGCTGGAGAACCTCCTCGGACTCACCGTGGACTTCGAGGCGCTCGACGAGCGCGCCGACGAGATGGAGGACGTCGTCGAGCAGATGCAGCAGATGGAGCAGGGGCCGAGCGCGGGCGCGGACGAGGACCTGCGCTACATCGGGTAA
- a CDS encoding 30S ribosomal protein S27e: MSGNFFRVQCPDCENEQIVFEKASSTVACAVCGTTLARPTGGKAVLEGEVTETVEAR; the protein is encoded by the coding sequence ATGTCTGGAAACTTCTTCCGCGTTCAATGCCCGGACTGTGAGAACGAACAGATCGTCTTCGAGAAGGCTTCCTCGACGGTCGCGTGCGCCGTCTGCGGCACGACGCTCGCGCGCCCGACCGGCGGGAAGGCGGTCCTCGAAGGCGAGGTCACGGAGACCGTCGAGGCCCGATGA